From Rhizobium sp. Pop5:
ATTCGGGCTTACAAGCGTTTACCCTCTCGTGTCGCTGCTTTATGCGGCGTCCCTCTTTACTGCCCTCGGCCTGTGGTTCCTTGCACGCTCGCGCCTACCTGTTGGAGATTCCCTGTGACCTGCCTTCGCCTCTACGCGTTTGCGATAATCCTGTTGTTGACGCCGCTTACCGCTCTTTCTGCCCGCGCTGAAAATGACGCGGTCCCGCAAACGACTGTTACCGTCAAGGATATCGCCGGGCGGGACGTGCAGGTTAAGGTGCCCGTCTCCCGGATGCTACTCGGGGAAGGCAGACAACTCTATCTGATCGCCTCGCTCGACCGAGAGAATCCGCTGGAGCGCGTCGTCGCGTGGCGCAACGATCTGATCGAAGCCGATCCTGCGACTTACAGGCAATATCTCGACAAATTTCCCGAGCTTGCGAAATTGCCGACCTTCAAGGGAAATGAAGGAAGTCTGATCGATATCGAATCGGCGATCGTGAAGAAACCCGACGTGGTTCTTCTCAACCTCGAAGCCAAACAGGCCAATGAAGACGCTCAGTATGTCGAGAAACTCGCATCTCTCGACATACCAGTTCTCTACATCGATTTCAGGCACTACCCGCTTCAGAATGCCGACCCCACAATCCGGCTGCTCGGCAAGATCATGGGGCGCGAGGAGCGGGCAGAAGACGTGATTTCGTTCCGCAGACAGGCTATGGCTCGGGTCGAGGATGTGCTTGCCAAGATGAAGCCGGACCGCCCGAAGGTATTCATCGAACGCATCGGCGGATATACGGAGGACTGCTGCCTTTCATTCGGTGCCGAGAATTTCGGCAAATATGTCGATTTGGCAGGCGGGCACAATATCGGCAGCGATTTCCTGCCCTCGACATTCGGGCAGCTCAGTCCCGAACAGGTGGTCGTCTCCAATCCCGATCATGTCATCGTCACCAGTGCCGATTGGCAGGCCTACGTGCCCGGCGGCCGCTGGATTCCGGTCGGCCCGAATGCAGATCTGGATGCCTCGAGGAAGAAGCTCGAATGGTATACCTTGCGGGATGCCTATGCCGGGACAACGGCGCAGAACAAGCGCAATTTCCACGCCATATGGCATCAGTTTTACAACAGTCCCTATGAATTTATCGCGGTCCAATGGATCGCAAAGTGGCTCCATCCCGATCTCTTCGCCGATCTCGACCCGGACCGGACATTTGCCGAATACCACAAGCGCTTTCTTCCGATCGGCTATCAACCCGGCTACGCCGTCAGCCTCGATACCCAAGCACCATGACCGAAACCGTGACAACCATGGGCCACGTTAATGCGGTCGGCCGCTATCGCCTCGCAAGTCTCAGAAAACATCTTGTGCTTTGTCTGCTGCTTGCAGCCGTTGTCCTTGTGTTTCTCGCAGATATTGCCACAGGTCCAGCCTGGTACGGACTGGACGATGTGCTGAAGACCGTGCTGATACCTGCCGATGCGCAGCCCCAGATGCGCGTCGTGGTCTGGTCCATCCGGATGCCCTCGGCCCTCATGGCTGTTGTCGTTGGAATGGCGCTGGCAACCGCCGGCGTTCAGATGCAGACGGTGCTCAACAACCCGCTCGCGAGCCCGTTCACTCTTGGAATTTCATCCGCGGCAAGCTTCGGTGCGGCGCTCGCTCTCGCTTTTGGCCTGTCCTTCATTCCGGTCGCCGGCGACTATATCGTTGCGGTCAACGCCTTCATCATGGCGCTTGGATCCGCCCTCATCATCCATTCCGTGGGATTGCGGCGGGGAAGCTCGGTCCAAACGATCGTGTTGCTTGGCATCGCGCTGGTGTTCAGCTTCAATACCGCGTTGGCGATGGTCCAGTATTTTGCAAACGATCAGGCTGTTGCTGCCATCGTGTTCTGGACGATGGGCAGCCTGACCAAGGCAACCTGGCCGAAGCTTGCCGTGACAGTCGCCGTCCTGGTTCTGACCATTCCCATCTTCGTCTATCGACGCTGGCAGTTGACAGCACTTCGGCTCGGAGAGGCTCGCGCAGCGTCCTTCGGAATTCCGGTTCGTCGCCTTCGGTTGGAAACGCTCGTGCTCATATCGCTCCTGTCGTCCATTCCGGTCGCATTTGTCGGAACGATCGGCTTTGTCGGACTTGTGGCGCCACATATCGCGAGGATGCTTGTCGGTGAGGATCAGCGGCACTTGCTTCCTGCCAGCGCCATGATCGGAGCCCTGATCATGTCATCCAGTTCCACGGTCGCGAAAGTTCTCGTGCCGGGCGCGGTTTTGCCGATCGGCGTCATCACCGCCGTCATAGGCCTGCCGGTATTCTTTTATCTTATCCTGAAGGGAGGGCGGGAAACGTGGTAGTACTCAGCACAAAAGCGTTGGGGGCGGTTTACGGCACGCGGCCTGTCCTGAGCGAGGTATCATTGCCTCCATGCCACGGAGGAGAAATCATCGCGCTGATCGGAGCCAATGCAGCCGGCAAGTCAACGCTTCTGCGTCGTATAGCCGGAATTCTTCCGGGTGCCGGAGAATGTCGGCTGGCGGGTGTTGACGATCGCGAAACGGCGATCGCTTACATGCCGCAGGATCAGGTGAGCGGAGCAGCGTTGACCGTCTTCGAAGCCGTGCTTTTGGCGCGCAAGCAGACCAGCGGCTGGAAGCTGGCTGACGCAGATCTCCATGAGGTCGAGCGGGCATTGGCCGCCCTGCAAATCGCTGATCTTGGCTCCGAATATGTTTCGGAGTTGAGCGGCGGTCAGCGCCAGCTCGTGGCCCTTGCGCAATGCGTCGTCCGTGCTCCGACGGTGCTGCTTCTCGACGAGCCGACGAGCGCCCTTGATCTCCATCGTCAGTTCGACGTCATGAGGCATGTCAGGTCGCTGGCGAGGGAAAAGGGACTGCTCGTCATCATCGCGGTGCATGACCTGAATCTGGCGATGAAGTTTGCAGACAAGATCGCCATTCTTGCGCATGGAACACTGCATGCTTTCGGCCCGGTCACCGAAGTGCTGACGCCCGGAAATCTCGAGGCGGCATTTCGTGTGAAAAGCCGGCTCGAGACATGTTCGCAAGGCAAGCTTCACCTGATCGTCGATGATGCAGTGTGAAGCCTGCCTTGGCTACTTTCAGCCGCCTCAGAAGTCTGTGGTTATCGATACCTTGAAGGTGCGCGGCGCACCCTGGGCGATCGTGCTGAAGCTGGCGACCCCTGACCAGTAGTCCTTATCGAACACGTTTTCGACGGAGGCTCGGAATGTGACGGGCCTCGTTTCGATTTCCGTCTTGTAGCGCGCGCCGAGGTCAAGCCGCGTCCAGGAAGGGATCTTCAGCGTGTTCGTCGTGTTGATATACTGTTCGCCGGTGTGAATGACATTGGCCGTCAGCGTCAGGCCTTCCAGGAAAGACGCGTCCCATTCGGCTCCGATGTTCGCCTGGATCTTCGGCACGCCGATCGGGCGCTTGCCGCGGGTCGCAGCGCTCGAGGTATTCGTCAGTTCTCCATCCATCAGCACCAAGCCGCCAAGCAAGCGCAGATCGTCCGTGACTTCGCCAAACACGTTGAATTCAATGCCGCGGTTGCGCTGTTCCCCGCCAGCGGTAAAGATCTGGCCGCCGCCGCTCGGCTCCAACTGGCCGAAGGGCTTCTCGATCTGGAATGCACTGACGGTCATTGCAATCTGTCCGAGGTCGACTTTGGTACCGATCTCGTATTGTGTCGTCTTGTATGGAGCGAGCGTTTCGCCCGCATTGATGGCCGTGGTGGGAGCCGTGTCGCCTATGCTCAGGCCCTGCGCGTAGTTGGCATAGAAGGAAACCTCGTCCCAGGGGCGGACGACGAGGCCAACGAGGGGCGTGACGGCGTCCTCGTCCGAAGACGATGACACGGCGCCTGTTGTTGCATTGAAGTTCTTAGAATCGATCTGCTGGAAGCGACCGCCAAGAGTGAGCTGCACGCGCTCGTCGAGCATCGACAAGGTGTCCGACAGGCCGACGCCGGACAGCCTGGCTTCGGAGACCTTCGGCACTGAACTGGGATTGGCGACGAACTGCTCGATACGACGGACGGGGTCGTACATATTGCTCAGCTGGGCAGTGCCTGAGACGATCGCACGATCGAGGCTCTGGTGGAGATAGCTCGCCTGCAGGGTCATTGTGTGGGAGATCGGCCCCGTGTCAAACTTGGTGCGGATACCCGTTTCTGCCGTAAGTCTGTCGACGTCGAACACCGCATTCTGTGGCGTGATGGTGACATCGCCGGCCGAATTCAGGATGGTCGGCAGACCAAAAAGGCGATGCACGTGAGAATTGCCGCCACCCACGGCGCCAAACCAGGTGATATCGTCGGTCAGATCATATTCGACCCTGCCCAGGACCGAGCGGTCCGCGCTCTTCGACCACTCCCACGGCTCCTGGACATTGAGCGATCCGTCGGGTGCGCTCGGCACGATCAAACCGGTGGTTTGAAAGAAGGGACGCTGCGGCGCGTCAAAAGTTTCGCGCTGTCCGATCACGTCGAGTGTGGCTCGAAGATTTTCCCCCTGATAATCAAGAGCCAGGGCTCCAACATAAAAGTCCCGTGTCTGATTATCGATCGGGGTGTCACCACCGTGGGCACTGCCGTTCAAGCGGATGCCAAATTGCCGTTCGTCGCCGAACCGTCGCGACACGTCGACATGAACACCACCCTGAAAGTCGGAAGCGTAATCCGTCGTCAGCCTCGTCAAATCCTCATCGAGCGCTCGCTTCGGAACGATGTTGATGGTGCCGCCGACGGCGCTGTTAGGAGAGATTCCGTAAAGGAAAGCTGTCGGACCCTTCAGCACCTCGACCCGCTCGGCATATTCGGTGAAAACCCGGTACGTGGGGGCGATGCCATAAATCCCATCAAACGCGATTTCGCCGGCATTGCCTTCGCCGACCGGAAAGCCTCTGATGTAGAACGAGTCCAACATTCCCCCTGAGGAATGGGTATTTCTGACAGACGGATCGTTATCCATCACATCGCCCACGGTCTGGGCACCCTGGTCCTCGATTTTCTGAGATGTATACCCAGTCACATTAAAAGGGGTCTCCATGAAATCCCGGTTTCCCAGAGCCCCCAGGCGTGCGCCTTTCGCGACCTGACCGCCTGCATATTCTTCCGGGAGGGTTCCGATCGTGGACGTGGCGTCTTTCTTCGCAGTAATAACTATTGGTGCCAATTCGGTGGCACTCTGCCCGTATGCGGCACCGTTTGCCACAGCGGTCACCACTACTGTGCACCCCAACATAAACTTCATGCAAAATCCCCTAACCAGTCATCGCCTGATCCCGTGAGCCGCGACCATCAGCACAAAACCGCTAAATAACATGATAAAATATGTCAAGTTTTAATGGGGCGCATATATATTTGAAGCCACAGCGAAATCGTCGCCTTGACGACCGGAACCGACGGGCATCATTTTTCCTGATGGATTACGGCCTCCCCTAATGGCAAGCTGACGGTGAGGGGGACAGCAGAACTATTCACTATCTGCGGATGTCGGCATTGATCCGACGCAGTGAAAGTCAGCCTCCACCAGAATAGCTGCGCAGAATGTGGAAGGCCGTGGGACGGATGCAGCTGGTTGGATGGCGGAGAGTGTGTTGCCCATCTCGAAGCTGTTAGAGGGGTTGGAACCGCAGACATTAACTACTAGGGCGCCCTGAACAGTTTCGAACCGCTGATTCCGGGATTGGCTACACTGCAATAGCGTGAGTTATCCGAATTAACCGATCGTTCGATTGCCGAGAACAAACTTGTATCGCTCGGGCCGGATGAAGAATTCCGACCACTCGGCACAGGCCCCGTTATCGAAATACGAGGTTCGTTCGAGCACCAGTAAAACCGCATTTTCCGCAGCCGCGATCAGCGATGCTATCCGGGGCTCCGCAGCGCGTGCTCCGATCGCAATTTCGGCGGACGTAATGTCGGCACCGGCTTTATCCTTGAGGAGTGCATAAGTCGGCTCCTGTTCAGCAATGTCTCGGTCCATCTCCGACATGAGGGACGGCAGGAGGCTTCGGCC
This genomic window contains:
- a CDS encoding ABC transporter ATP-binding protein, translated to MVVLSTKALGAVYGTRPVLSEVSLPPCHGGEIIALIGANAAGKSTLLRRIAGILPGAGECRLAGVDDRETAIAYMPQDQVSGAALTVFEAVLLARKQTSGWKLADADLHEVERALAALQIADLGSEYVSELSGGQRQLVALAQCVVRAPTVLLLDEPTSALDLHRQFDVMRHVRSLAREKGLLVIIAVHDLNLAMKFADKIAILAHGTLHAFGPVTEVLTPGNLEAAFRVKSRLETCSQGKLHLIVDDAV
- a CDS encoding iron ABC transporter permease codes for the protein MTETVTTMGHVNAVGRYRLASLRKHLVLCLLLAAVVLVFLADIATGPAWYGLDDVLKTVLIPADAQPQMRVVVWSIRMPSALMAVVVGMALATAGVQMQTVLNNPLASPFTLGISSAASFGAALALAFGLSFIPVAGDYIVAVNAFIMALGSALIIHSVGLRRGSSVQTIVLLGIALVFSFNTALAMVQYFANDQAVAAIVFWTMGSLTKATWPKLAVTVAVLVLTIPIFVYRRWQLTALRLGEARAASFGIPVRRLRLETLVLISLLSSIPVAFVGTIGFVGLVAPHIARMLVGEDQRHLLPASAMIGALIMSSSSTVAKVLVPGAVLPIGVITAVIGLPVFFYLILKGGRETW
- a CDS encoding ABC transporter substrate-binding protein: MTCLRLYAFAIILLLTPLTALSARAENDAVPQTTVTVKDIAGRDVQVKVPVSRMLLGEGRQLYLIASLDRENPLERVVAWRNDLIEADPATYRQYLDKFPELAKLPTFKGNEGSLIDIESAIVKKPDVVLLNLEAKQANEDAQYVEKLASLDIPVLYIDFRHYPLQNADPTIRLLGKIMGREERAEDVISFRRQAMARVEDVLAKMKPDRPKVFIERIGGYTEDCCLSFGAENFGKYVDLAGGHNIGSDFLPSTFGQLSPEQVVVSNPDHVIVTSADWQAYVPGGRWIPVGPNADLDASRKKLEWYTLRDAYAGTTAQNKRNFHAIWHQFYNSPYEFIAVQWIAKWLHPDLFADLDPDRTFAEYHKRFLPIGYQPGYAVSLDTQAP
- a CDS encoding TonB-dependent siderophore receptor yields the protein MKFMLGCTVVVTAVANGAAYGQSATELAPIVITAKKDATSTIGTLPEEYAGGQVAKGARLGALGNRDFMETPFNVTGYTSQKIEDQGAQTVGDVMDNDPSVRNTHSSGGMLDSFYIRGFPVGEGNAGEIAFDGIYGIAPTYRVFTEYAERVEVLKGPTAFLYGISPNSAVGGTINIVPKRALDEDLTRLTTDYASDFQGGVHVDVSRRFGDERQFGIRLNGSAHGGDTPIDNQTRDFYVGALALDYQGENLRATLDVIGQRETFDAPQRPFFQTTGLIVPSAPDGSLNVQEPWEWSKSADRSVLGRVEYDLTDDITWFGAVGGGNSHVHRLFGLPTILNSAGDVTITPQNAVFDVDRLTAETGIRTKFDTGPISHTMTLQASYLHQSLDRAIVSGTAQLSNMYDPVRRIEQFVANPSSVPKVSEARLSGVGLSDTLSMLDERVQLTLGGRFQQIDSKNFNATTGAVSSSSDEDAVTPLVGLVVRPWDEVSFYANYAQGLSIGDTAPTTAINAGETLAPYKTTQYEIGTKVDLGQIAMTVSAFQIEKPFGQLEPSGGGQIFTAGGEQRNRGIEFNVFGEVTDDLRLLGGLVLMDGELTNTSSAATRGKRPIGVPKIQANIGAEWDASFLEGLTLTANVIHTGEQYINTTNTLKIPSWTRLDLGARYKTEIETRPVTFRASVENVFDKDYWSGVASFSTIAQGAPRTFKVSITTDF